The genomic stretch ttttttgtgctctatttttattaagtcCCTTTTTTCCCCATtagatattttattctattatataaccaatatttacatttttttattttttagattaCTCTTAAGAAGTCTCTAGAGGGTGGGGACAATTACTATAGAAAATTACATGCAAgtaattatcatttattggaaaaatacaaacataataagtatttaagatttttatgtttaaaaaatgaaattcaaATTAATGGAGTTTccgaaaaaaaagatatatctcATAATAAGAATGATGattctgaaaaaaaaaagcgatCGAAAAAATATGCATCAAATATTGCAGGTCATAAATCaggaatgaaaaataaatcttgtatatttaaaacaaaaaaatattcccatttagaaaaaaaaatattcaaggAACTTGATTATACGAGTTTTCTTCAAAATAACAGGACAATTAGTAATAAGGTttacacaaaaataatatgtaaaaaatacgGATTGCGTAttgttttaccttttttaatttgtttgtttttattaataatatttatagtaGAAATATCACTAACATATAGCAACAGTGGTAGTTTATTGTATCATTTAGGTTTGGACAAGCAATCTTTAGAAtctttatcaaaaaataataaaggtcCATGGTCACCTATTGTAGGAGTATTGAAAAGTTTGGGAGAATTCTTGCAACACAGTACATCATCATCGGGTACACTTTCATGTGGCTGGTGTCAAGTAGCATCAGAAGTTAGTGATATGTGTATATTAGGAAACTTTTTTCgtattctaatatatttcgTACCTTTCGTTTTATTAAGTATCACTCTTATATCAGGAATTCtttattaccataaaaaagttaaaaaatatgaaaaaattaaattcgaAAAAAGGTAAATTACATACTAAAAAGTACCTTTTTTTCTGCAAGCATATCTTGAACATAAACTAATTaatggaatatatattaacatatactTAATACAAATACGAATAATTgcttaaaatgttttaaatatacctATGTGTACAtagaatttttttgataCACAACAGTAAACGTTCATGATCTTAGTTTTTTTGTGAATATTAAAGTTTTAACGTTTTTGGATTTGTATTTCAAAGTATTATTTCAGATTAATTGAATATTTTGccttaatacatataatttcgTATTCTTAAGGTTCcctttgtaaaaaaatatttttacattataattaattaacaGTAGGACagtttgtataattttattaataatatttactaatttatatataactataaagAGTACAGCTTTATagttttatacttttttgtgTTCTAAAATGACAATatgttttcaaaatttaagaaatatatgtttactaTAAGTTGcccatatatatgtttttttttgtatttcataaagagaaattaacttattatattacactgatatatatatatatatatatatatatatatatatatatatatatattttatacttaaaaatgagacatatatttttttaaatatgctTAGTGATATAGATGTTATAGaatacttttaattaaaagattttttattaaatatttagttTTGTAAGTTTTAAAAGtgaaattataaacatataaaaaaacagaatatttataatatatagtttatatatatttgtttaattcctttgtttttaaaaatattcaccATTAACTAAAGAGTTAGAtacattttacttttattattgcttttaaatatgttgttattaaaattgtttaaaattaattaaatataaattatattgaaaatttataaataaatatattatatagtttttttatttcttacatccttaatgtattaaattaataactgtacataatactattttaatatatattatgtttaaattttttctttaattattcTTTGAATTTTCTTAACAATAtacatctatatatatgctacATATCTATAGAAATCTAAATGTTCCTTAAGTTTAATGGGAAAAAATGTACTATTTTCagtatagatatatatatgtataaataaattttttatatttgagtTATTGTTTATActtatctatatatgtagttaatatttttttacatatttatgtgaaCATGTATGGTTAATGTTGACAATTacaaattcattttatttttatagcaAATATTCTAAATATTGAAGTAAAAGCTATACAATACTATTAACATATGATATAGTTATGAagtttacatacatattaaaaactACTGTTTGTTCAAAGTAAAAACccatacatattttttttttaaaagaatgcTTAAAGCCTACGTAAAATTAGATCatcatatgtatacatttgtatacgagaatattaaaaataatgctaataaaaattttaatacaaggaatacatttattgttatattttttgtttattttttaatataaaatattgccACGATTagttaaaacattttattctatgtaaacaatacatatatgcatagaTATCTGGAATAATTCTACCGTGacaatatgttttttttttctggaaatatattaatgtttttactaaaaatatatacttgaaaaaaaaaaaaaaaatataaagaacattcatataaagttttttagtatagtaataatattacgaACTGAACTtagatattattatacaatagtaaaaaatgagtttttatttatattaaaatatacattccTTAATAGATTATGTAGTAGgaaatatattcaatttttttttatatatgagaGTATTCGAATGATTGTTTGTGCTTAGAAATTTCCTAAATTTTCTGGTTAGATGTACAagatacaaaataataatccGTTGACCtcttattactattattatattataataataaatatttttaagaaaaataaaagaacttCTACAGTATAAGGTTTATTCGTATAGAATTATTAGTAGTATAATATCCATATGATTTTTACATACTGCTTTAATATACTGAATagtacattatatatattctctacGTTCTATATTCCATATACATTGATCATTTAGAAACTACATGacataatatgtatatttttttcagttttattttcaaaCGAATTTACATAGAacattatttcattaatgtactatgttaaataattaaataatatatttttttatttataattatattcatattatgtTTTTGCAATGAAAGTTAATTTTgagtaaataatattacgatcaaaattttgtaatatatttttgtatttatttttcttaatattttgaaattattaatagttatatacattatattaattttttactgaGCAAATAGTagaagaaatttttaaaataaatatagtaccatttattataatatgtacgttatattattattaattttatttttactgaatatattagaatactaaatatttatatcatgAAACAGAAAATTAAGTTTATcatgtttattaaaatttacttatttCTCCTTTTAACTTCAATATATTGTCTTCATAATGATAtggtatgaatatatatatatggatatttacattatttatattagtagtgttctatatttattaatactgtTTTTTATgatgaaattatttaaccatacaaataaaaaatatttatgctGTTCCTTTAGAGGGTATTTAGTAAATTTATGGATGAAATCTGTAAGGTATGTGGAAATTTAGATAGAAGAAATTATCGATCACTTGCAAATTGTAAACAGGATAAGTATTcgaataatgtatatttaaaataaaatattcggAAAAATGGAGTtaataaaggaaaagatatatctaataatggaaaaggaccgaaaggaaaaaacaaacaattaaatagatgtttattaaataaggaACAATACTATACAGAAGttatagattataataattgtatctttgatggaaaacatttccattttgaaaaaaaaatggattaagaaaaaagattACGATGATTTTCTAGAACAACGCAAGAGAGTTTGTGAtatagctttaaaaaaaattaaacttaGGAATTATGGATTTggattttctatatttattattttcttattgtTGGGAATAGGATTACCTATATTAAAAGGCTATAAATTGTTAGATAAGCTTTCAGATGCAATCCCTTTTAGTTATATTATGGAGTTTATAGCAGATACTATGAGTCAagttttagaaaaatatatttatctaataTCTTTCTGCGTacttattattatagtatCAATCATACTTATAATAACGATTCCTAAGATTCTAAGaaacaatgaaaaatataacaaaataaaattgttgactgagtaaaataaataataggaGTACGTATTTTCGTATGATGAATTTGTTAATGTGAAATTATatctgtaatatatataaaatatatttttaataaatatacctAGAATTGCTATAATTTTGTAGATTCATACATGTATAAGtgatcatttttatatagaatagtaataaattttgttgTTGATATTTTTGTGAATCTGAAtgctttaaaatttttcaatttgtattataaattaCTGTTTtcgaacaaataaatatttttgcttaatatatatatttgtgtacataaatagattattatatgaaatatatgtgcgaattaaatgaatttataatattaaaattaatataattttattgataCTGTAttagaatttatatttaaataaaaaatatttctgttATATGTTTTAAGTTCTTCAAGACTAGTATGATTGATtgtttatgtaataaaaaaatatataataaattttatattataaataaacatatattttctatatttaatgaaaataagaatatgTACTATGTTACATtgatatacatatttactcaaaaaacataatacatattacatgaaatatttttattacaaatatactataaaatgtatttaattaaagCTTTTTAGTgacatgttttttttattttccattgTAAACAAGTAactgtaattatataataaaataatatatattttattcacaGATTTAAGTTTAGGAAATATAGTTAATATTCTAATTTTACacctattatttttttaccctATTTTGTaagcttatatatattattaaatatacaatttattttgtttaattagaaaaataaaaacttaaaaattttaagaaattataaaataattttatttttatatatatataaaaattaaaaaagttaaa from Plasmodium malariae genome assembly, contig: PmUG01_00_27, whole genome shotgun sequence encodes the following:
- the PmUG01_00053200 gene encoding fam-l protein, with amino-acid sequence MEQNIKTLLFIRITTFIFLCWTYHFYSYVITLKKSLEGGDNYYRKLHASNYHLLEKYKHNKYLRFLCLKNEIQINGVSEKKDISHNKNDDSEKKKRSKKYASNIAGHKSGMKNKSCIFKTKKYSHLEKKIFKELDYTSFLQNNRTISNKVYTKIICKKYGLRIVLPFLICLFLLIIFIVEISLTYSNSGSLLYHLGLDKQSLESLSKNNKGPWSPIVGVLKSLGEFLQHSTSSSGTLSCGWCQVASEVSDMCILGNFFRILIYFVPFVLLSITLISGILYYHKKVKKYEKIKFEKR